The sequence ATTGAATTGTGTTTCCTCCTTTGTTAAATGAAATTTTGCGATTTACAGCTTATTGTAAGACGATAAGTACACCTGATGAGCTGGATGCACGTATACTTGCTACTAACTTTGTATATATGATACTGATTGGAATTGGATTGCTTAAATGTTGTATTTCAGTTGAGAAGTGTTCCTCGGCAGGATCATGCTACTTTGGTGCGGTGGTTTACGCATAGTAGTCGCCCTATTTCTAGCAAAGGGGACGGTAAGTGGCTGCACCAATTCTTATTAACCTTTTATACCGCCACTTTTGATTGTACCTGTTGTCATTCAGATATTTACACTTTATGGAAGTAAACCTATCTACATATGAAACTGTGTTGAAACTTGTATATATGATTTTTGTCATTGCTATTGCTTATACTTTATGACGATTTCAGATATGTCTAAGCTCCGTCAGATTAAGAATGAGAATATTTGTAGATGCAAGTCTTGCAGTGGATCCATGACAAGTACTCCCATGTTAACTCGAGGTTATAGGGCAGTCAATCCAACAAAGGTATGTCCAGCTCCATAGATTTGGTTTCTTGTTCAATTAATAAGCTGATTGAATATAAAGCTCATCTGTAAATACTCATTGTTGTCTTATGTTCGAAGGTATCAAATGGTTTTGCTAAAGCGGAAGTAACCTCATTTAATGGAATGGTGGTTAGTAGAGGAATTTCTTGGTAATTTTTCATGATACTTTAACAGCATTGCAATAGCCAATGTTCCGTGTTCATCTTCTgattataagattatgtttaacagCTCTGATGTGCAACTTAAGAGAAGCTTTTCAACATCAGGTATCTTATGTAACATTAATATCTACTAATCACGTGTCTTGTAATTAGTAATATGTCAGTCATTAATGTCCAAGTTCTCTCATTGCTGGcattgttttttgttttttgtattttattattatcattattattttttcgtTCAAGTGACTGCGTTATGTGAAGTTGGTGAGCCTTGAATAGTTAACTTATACTAGTCAATCCAGGACAATCTTacctaaataaaaataataactggTGCGCTACATTTTACATTGCAGGTCTTCCCCCGCACCAAGAGTTAGGGATGCCTTCCCTTTCACCTACAATGACCGAGGTTAGTCATGTTATCAGCTCAATGATAGTTCAATGTGTTTCCTATATTATATTACTTGGTTCCCTGTTTTATTTTTGCTTGATTGTTATCCAGGGAAACATAGCGCGCTGGTTAAAGAAAGAAGGAGACCAAGTTGCACCTGGTGAAGTACTTTGTGAAGTCGAGACTGTAAGTTTCCATTGTCTTTACATTTGGATTTGCTGCCAGGTTTACTGCTAACATAGGCGTCCTTTAATTACAGGATAAAGCCACTGTAGAAATGGAATGTATGGAGGAAGGGTATCTAGCTAAGATTATACATGGCGATGGAGCGAAAGAAATCAAAGTTGGCGAGGTAATCATTGCTTCTCATATATGTTATATGGTTTCTAAGTTGAATACAACGTGTGTGCTATTTTCTTTCATTTAAAAGTGAATTAAATACCACACAGTTGATTGATATACCAAAGTAAGTACTCTAGAGGTATGTTATATATGTTGACACTAGGTCCGAAGTTGTGCACAATGAACTTCCGTGGCCATGAGGGATTTTTTGATGCTCCATGGATCAGAACTCCTGACCTCCCTTTCTGCTTAGTGGGAAATTCCTGATCTAATTTTTACTAGCCAATATtgtgcaaaatattattataaacatcTTAGAAAAACTAATAAGGAGTTTATGCTTCTGAAAACACTTCAGGTGACTTTTAACCTGTTGGAACCTGTTGGCCGTTTTTAGTATATAATTAGAGATGTTTTCTTAACCTAGTTGGCTTGTTAGAGTCGATGGAAAACCATGCTATCTATAGGTATTGGGTCACATCTAGCTTATACCAATGTCCGTTAACTTACCAATTAATTTCTTTAAAGGTATAACTTTCTTTGATGTCGAGTGTCTTTTAAACGATCAAACTGTAAGAGGAACGGATTATTTAATTTTGGCAGGTGATTGCGATAACTGTTGAAGAGAAGGATGATATTGAAAAATTCAAAGATTACAAACCCCAGTCATCAGATGGTGCAACCCCACAAGATTCTCAACCATCTACTCCTGCCAAGGAAGAAGTAGTCGAGAAGCCAAGCACCGCACCAGAACCAAAGGCTGCAAAGCCAAGTACAGCTCCACCAACAGATCGCGTTTTTGCTAGTCCTCTTGCAAGAAAGTTGGCTGaagataacaatgtattaattctaATATATTTTAGTACAACTATATTGCATCCATATTTTTAACTAAATGGGCTTAAGAAATTCTTATTCTCTCTTCTTTTTATGGCTGTTTTCTTTAATTAGGTCTCTCTTTCAAGTATCAAAGGTACAGGTCCTGAAGGAAGCATTGTGAAGGCGGACATTGAAGAATACTTGGGTATTTCTCAGTGTTACTCAACTCTTTGTGCTGTACAATATAGCATGTCACTCTAGGTAGCAAGATGGGCAGGGTTGCATGCGGGCAGGTTTGGTGGGGTAGCGGGTCGGAAGAGATTTGGTAACCACAGGTCCATTTGACCTGAAACACTTTAGTCCAACTTTCCTTTAAAAAAATCTAAAAATCCGCGTCTTTAATATGACGTATATCCTGTTTCTTTTGGTTGCTTAGTTGTTTTGCTGTAACTCACCTGCACACCTTCTCCTATTTTTGTAGCTTCTGGTAAGAAAGAACTTTCAGCTGCACCATCCAAGACTGATCAAGCAACAGTTTCTGCTATAAATTACACTGATATTCCAAATTCTCAGATAAGAAAGGTTACCATCTTCATCAATGTTCCTTTGTAATATAGTACTTACATCTTTATAAAATTACTTGGTAACTTTGATATCTTGCATCAGAAGCTATATGCTACATATGCTAAGTTTTTGGATTGATGGAAATCTTGAAATAATTGATCGTGTAACCGTAACAGGTCACAGCTTCACGCTTGTTGCTGTCGAAGCAAACCATTCCTCATTATTATCTAACTGTAGATACATGTGTTGACAAACTTACAAAGTGAGTGTTGAATATAACTTGCATTTATATGAGTTCAACACTAATCAGCCTCTcaagatgatctaatgatgttttCTTTAGATTGCGTGCGGATCTCAATTTACTACAAGAAGCTTCAGGTGGGAAGAAGATATCCATTAATGATCTTGTGATCAAGGTATCATTTCTATTTGtactttgcttttttttttttttttttttttttttcttagtcTCAAACAGAAACAGATGCTCATATAGATGGTGTTTCAATGACTTTTTGACTAGATATATTAGTGGCATGAATTATAATTAGTACTTTCTTTCTGTAAGACATATATGTCTTATATTATATACAAAATTACTGACGTAAATATGCGTCCTTGGTGTTTTAAGATCCCATATCTTGGTTTCCTTGCTATTTTGCAATATTATTTAATTTAGTACATTTCGTTGCGATTTCTGGTTGAAGCCTTTTATACCACAAAGCATATGATAAGTTTTTGGTATCAACGGACTATGTTTTGATTTTCTTTTCAGGCTGCGGCATTGGCCCTTCGTAAAGTTCCCCAATGTAATAGTTCATGGACTAATGATTATATTCGCCAGTAAGTGTATGAAAGTTGGATGTTATATTTTTCTGCTTGTTGGATATTACAATTACGCAGTAACTTGTCATCATTATAATGTGTCCAATGGTTGATATCATAGGTTTCATGAAGTGCACATCAATGTGGCTGTGCAGACTGATAATGGACTCTTTGTCCCAGTCATAAGGGTTAGTCATTTTATCTTTTAGTTGCCATTACTATACCTTACAGGTGGAAAAATGGGCAAGTTGGTTGATGGGTCAAAAGGAGCAATTTTTGTATAGGTCATTTCGGGTTTGATTGATCAGGCACACATTTGGCTAGACCTTTGTTCATAATTAGTTACTGTGACAATTATAATTGCAAAAATAGATTCTTTTGATAGTCAAGTGTTTTTTTAGTAAAACGACGTAGGAGGTATTGTGTgttaaaacaacaacaacaacaaaacccaataccacatgagtggtgtatgggggaggtgagatgtagacaatcattcccctatccgagaataaagacaagtcatttctccacccagagtgaaacactctcaagagtagagaaagtcatccctctctttattcgacggataaagagattgcttccgagaggacctccgacctttaagtaggaaaaagttttttttaaaaaaaaaatactaaaataaaaataataatagacgccatgaaaatggtataatcaaatttccatgggtttgctGTGTTAAAAGTTCACTGTAAGTAACTTTTGGCCCGTTCGATTCATTTGCTGGACTTATTTGACATGTTTTTCGTTAAGCTAATTGTTGCTTCGCCTTTTTTATTATTTTTCCTGTTTGATTTGTCAAAGAAAAGTGAACCCAAATCGACTCGTTTACAAGTAACAGTATGAAGTTGGCTTCTCTAGTATGCGTGTATATCATTGACCAactatgattgttattgttgttacaaCTTGAATCTGTGCAGAATGCTGATAAGAAAGGCTTGTCAACAATCTCAGAGGATGTAAAGAATTTAGCAAAGAAAGCTAGAGAGAACAGCTTAAAACCAGCTGATTATGAGGTCTGAATTTATGTTTGCATCTTTTTATGAGACCATGATTCagtatttcatactctctttttttGTAGGGAGGTACATTCACAGTTTCAAATCTAGGGGGACCGTTTGGGATCAAGCAGTTTTGTGCCATCATAAATCCACCGCAGGCCGGTATTCTAGCAGTTGGATCTGGTGAGTAGATTGATAGCTCATCCTAACATCATGTTTACGGCAACATTTTTGCTACAGGTGGCAAGATTGGCTGGTTGGGTAACGGGTCCAAGAGGGTTTGGGTTGGAACAGGTTGTTTATATTACCCACTTTAACAGCCTAAAGCAAGTTAGTTTGGCCTGCAAACGCTATTTAATTCTCAGAATTTTTTTGGGAAAATATTGCTTCAGTTGATTTTACAAATAAAATAGTAATATTCTCAAATTTTAATATGTTGTATTCATTACAATTAGACTTTAGGCTACTGTCGATGTGCTCCTATGTTAGCTATATTCGTTATTATTGACTTTCTTGAGTACGAACACAGATCAAATCGACCCAGTCacaagtaaatgggtcaaaatggccACGTCAAATTATTGGTAAATACCCAACCTAATGATGATccgtattaaaatatatattatatgcagCCGAGAGGAGAGTTATTCCTGGTTCAGGCGTTGGAGAATTCAATTTCGCATCATACATGTCTGTCACATTGAGTTGTGATCACCGTGTGATTGATGGTACGTATTGTTACAACTAAAAAGTATTGATTCCTGCACATTAGTCACTTCATTTAACAATCAAGTATCGGATACTAACAATATCTATGCGCGTATTTTGTTATTTTTAGGTGCTATTGGTGCAGAATGGCTAAAAGCATTCAAAGGCTACATCGAGAATCCAGAGACAATGCTGCTTTAAATATAATTTCTTTTCTTTGAATTTTACAGTTATCAATTTCTTTTTAGGGACTCGCGTGTTGTTTCACGGAGTTATACTGGCTTTTTGTTGATCACATGATGAAATATTGTTTCCAAATAAGAAAAAGGGAGGTCGTCGCGATTTGAGGCATGAAAACATGGACTCGGTTTTGGTCATGTATAGAGTTAACATTCATCTCTTATGTGCGGAAAAGAATTCAGTTTGGTTCTTGCACTCACATGTAAACCTAAATAAACCTAATTTTTTGGTTTCATGTAATTGATTGGTTGGTGTGATCATCTTTATCAATTTGCTTTCCGTCGTGTTTTCAGACTAAATTCTAAACTCAACCCTAGGGACGAGATTTTGATGTTGGTTCGATGGTACCGTTAACATTGTCGCAAATTGGGATTCCTCCTAACGTTTGTGTGATCGCGAAGGTGGTCAAGCCCCTTTCTGGTGATGCCAATATCGCTGTTCGAAAAAGAAAAAGAGCAAGTTAGGTTTATCTATATATACGGTTTTATCATTTAAACTTTGTCATGCTGAATATTGACAACTAATTTGAATTATTGAATAATTGGAGAGCCAATCAACCTCTCAGAAGTTGATTACCTACTTTAATTTATTGTTTTATTCTTTCTTATTAAGATAGGAGGTGTTGTTTCGTATCCCATTATTAACTAGATTGAGGAATGCCAAATATAACTTGGGTTCCATCTTTGTAATTTGGTCATTCAACAAGTCATGGTCGTCATTAACTTCACATTCGATTAAAgttcatgtaacatcccgcatttttccgttaaatttattttaacaccgtcttttcttttcagataatatcttccgttatctaaattcgtacctttcgttaactaacgttcctaatattcccgttatttaattataacatctcacgTTTACTCtagcattattttttttaaatattcattcggtaaattcccgcacccacttttaaactcgagggaccaactTTGCCAATTGACCAATGTGGTAACTATGTCAAATGGTCAAAGTCACCACCCACCACTCATTTCCATCTTCCACCAtttctctctttttcttacttccatattttctccatCTTCTTCTTTtgtaaagaatcatcatctaaatcccatCTAGcaagtaaacatcaaaacaaattacattttcgtgatcctctcatcatcctctacattttggtaccaatttcatctcgtttgagtaacatttctaaaactctagatttctctaattcgatttatagacttgaaatggtgttagttagtgtccatGGCTCgattctaacatgaatatgtgatttgtttgctcgatttgttgttttggagtaactagcatgaacacttgaaatgcgttagtttaatccttgattttggttgattaaatgttgtttaaatgttaaagttcatgtattaaatgtgttactagcatcattagcttcaatttgatgtgttggttgatttagaaaagtTTCATTTGCAAAATAGTTGAATTCAtgatcttggttagggtttgatgaactttaaaacgaacttttgacgcattgaatgctatgaaatgttgttagtaagtatttagttgtattgtatgtttcattaccttcaaaacggcgtatcgtatgcgtaaattggattcccgaatcaccgtttgcatttttgagcttgaaacgttaaataatgatcatttattgaggttttcattgttgttaatgatggatttgattgatgaaatgtgtttagttgtattcctctttaaattacctttccaacgatataagatacgtgttttgaatatttacggttcataagttatggttgtttgaagttggattcgtgcttgagtgttcaaaaactgccagacttgctgaacagccATTCTGAGCCCCGCTCAGGGTTCTGGAGCGCCGCTCCGGGCACCGGCTGTCCAAAAATACGCAttttcatttaattctaactatgctacgcacccccgatcaacatgaaacttggccaacatgcttatatatgattaaaaacctcagaaaaattgtcggatacccgacccgaccccgttgactttttcattgactttgaccaagtttgacttttagtcaaacttaacaaaacacttatgcaatcgttctaatcttattttatacttgattcttgcatgaaacttgacaacgtgattcacatgctacataatcgagtcgtaacgagccataggactaattgaacacatttcgaccgaccatgtgtcgtaaccgattaattgatacaacttatttgtttaggtcaagactaagcaactttcatgcacacgtttactttgtgaagtacatactcgtgcactcgaggttcatgattggctatttgatacatgcttccgcgtacactcatacttgcttggagtcaagcatacatgcatacactttgattacttgcttggagtcaaacatacatgcatacgctagcgatagcacttttggattcaaatttaaagcatacatacttacgctatttatagcaaccgtgattttaaactaattatgtcgcaaattatttcatttatactttacatatgttgtaaacttaaacttgttgtcgatccgtttggtaaactaaactttgcaagtcttgtacgtttcaaatgaatgcgacataattttggtcaaacgcgtctcatatagggactatgaccacgtaacgggacctaagttaacggcgccgtcaatgacgattttgtcgggtcgctacagatggtatcagagcgttggttgtagggaactaggatgtgcattagtgtgtctgacagagtcgttaggacgcattagtgaatctagactacaactggatagttaaccattgcattctgacttgcatttgctatagatagcacttacttgactacttgtgcattcatacttgaatctttcttaggtgaactccttaatggtaccaaattttcattcATACGTACTCGTACTCTGCcattttctggtaacacacgtaaacttaagattcatacgcgtaaggaggacgacgacttcattagtgatactagttcgggaactctgtctcccacgttgttattcaccccgtctcatcttactatccacaagtgttgtacagttaccaccactactttagataagtatcatcatcactatttatcactacggttacgtactattcgttatcataattcgttactcttttcgtacctaaagacattattgtttgacttgaactgcattgacgtgaacaatcatttatacacttccctcgggaaatgcatcttcagagttgcactacttctttcgattcgatacgagtcacgttagagatgtcgtcacgctttgttcattttaaatcttcacgattacacgaacttgatattatggagtgatgtgggaatggaggtatgagttagtgtaatataacgacactcgatcaacgtggttatattatagtaagtcataccaaagttctaatgactcgtgatggtgattgaactcgatcaacctaatcaccaccatgtgccatgtacatgacttcattcttTTTGTTGGACatccaaaaactccgagaatattgatgacaaccataccaaggacacaccttcgattattgtcgaaccatatttatgcttccgaatgaatggcaaattctttcaacttcaaacatatgttacacgtgtatactatctcgttttcgcacagttttatcgacgaactacaatatgcttgatatgctcacatcgaggcagaaatttctctcgcattacactcgtacttctgtatacggaaaccttttatctaaattctcaatggagagagagactcttcacgttatactagtattcgccgtgagggtgaatagtcctagcgaacgttttcagaaaccgataaatctttcgcgacgcgaatttcttgagaaacaaaaacttgttcaaatatatcttaaaggaatgtacctcgtctcgaatcgagattctcgtttcacttctagatttttggggtgccttacaaaaagcctcgggaccacgtttagacatgagtgaaatgtcccgttcatatcgatataaacgttccatattaattgattttgttgcgaggttttgacctctatatgagacgtttttcaaagactgcattcgtttttaaaacaaaccataacctttattttatcgacaaggttaaaaagacaccacctagattatccagaaatgataatctaaaaatatcacacttacacactaccaatacatattggtttacaatattaatatgttacaacaaaataaatctcgaatgcagttttaaacaatattatacaagcatgctgacaccaactcttgtccatatattagcatgcaacagcggaagctcttaataatcacatgagaataaacatgctttaaacgtcaacaaaaaatgttggtgagttataggtttaacctatatatcaaattgtaataatagaccacaagatttcatctttcaataacatgcaatctgcataaaaatcattcatatggttgaacacctggtaaccgactgataatgctaaaaacgaacatatattttatagcattatccctcaagaaagacaagcttttagttgcaattgttctatttacaagtgatattcgtttaaataataaaaggtgaagacaaaagacagattcgacgaattgaagacgcaaacgaccaaaaagctcaaaagtacaaaatacaatcaaagtggttccaattattgataagaaacgtctcaaaattacaagagtacaagaagcgaaacacaaaatacaagatattaaattgtacgcaaggacgttcgaaaatccggaaccgggaccaaagtcaactctcaacgctcgacgcaacggactaaaaattatgagtcaactatgcacatgaatataatataatatataattaattcttaaaattaatatatatattatattatatataaaacgtcgacaaacaagaaaacaaagaattgtgagctgttacctaccaccatgcgatcgcatggcctggaggcacaaaaaccatgcgatcgcatggccctgaaatccaggcctggtcctataaagttcgcgagttttggacgaaatttacacatctttttctctctctatcatacgatatatatatatatatatatatatatatatatatatatatatattatattttaattttaattttaattttaatttctaataataagggtatgttagcgaatgttgtaagggtgtaagtcaaaattctgtccgtgtaacgctacactatttttaatcactgtaa comes from Rutidosis leptorrhynchoides isolate AG116_Rl617_1_P2 chromosome 4, CSIRO_AGI_Rlap_v1, whole genome shotgun sequence and encodes:
- the LOC139903919 gene encoding dihydrolipoyllysine-residue acetyltransferase component 2 of pyruvate dehydrogenase complex, mitochondrial-like codes for the protein MTFASHIFRHSKQLRSVPRQDHATLVRWFTHSSRPISSKGDDMSKLRQIKNENICRCKSCSGSMTSTPMLTRGYRAVNPTKVSNGFAKAEVTSFNGMVVSRGISCSDVQLKRSFSTSGLPPHQELGMPSLSPTMTEGNIARWLKKEGDQVAPGEVLCEVETDKATVEMECMEEGYLAKIIHGDGAKEIKVGEVIAITVEEKDDIEKFKDYKPQSSDGATPQDSQPSTPAKEEVVEKPSTAPEPKAAKPSTAPPTDRVFASPLARKLAEDNNVSLSSIKGTGPEGSIVKADIEEYLASGKKELSAAPSKTDQATVSAINYTDIPNSQIRKVTASRLLLSKQTIPHYYLTVDTCVDKLTKLRADLNLLQEASGGKKISINDLVIKAAALALRKVPQCNSSWTNDYIRQFHEVHINVAVQTDNGLFVPVIRNADKKGLSTISEDVKNLAKKARENSLKPADYEGGTFTVSNLGGPFGIKQFCAIINPPQAGILAVGSAERRVIPGSGVGEFNFASYMSVTLSCDHRVIDGAIGAEWLKAFKGYIENPETMLL